One genomic segment of Vicia villosa cultivar HV-30 ecotype Madison, WI unplaced genomic scaffold, Vvil1.0 ctg.001765F_1_1, whole genome shotgun sequence includes these proteins:
- the LOC131636525 gene encoding 2-methylene-furan-3-one reductase-like, with protein sequence MSLSTTTSHLTILPSPLPSISPLSLRFSFTFRQNITQKTHPTTLLSSSSTKSTRFLVKSQSTSSPASSEAVKVISVPSEMKAWVYGEYGGVDVLKFDSNVAVPDVKDDQVLVKVFAAALNPVDGKRRQGKFKATDSPLPTVPGYDVAGVVVKVGSEVKEFKVGDEVYGDVNEKALEGPKQFGSLAEYTAVEEKLLALKPKNLDFAQAASLPLAIETAHEGLERTGFSSGKSILVLNGSGGVGSLVIQLAKQVFGASRVAATASTRNLELLKSLGADLAIDYTKENFEDLPEKFDVVYDAIGQCDRAVKAIKEGGSVVALTGAVTPPGFRFVVTSNGAVLKKLNPYLESGKVKPIVDPKGPFTFDKVAEAFSYIETNKATGKVVIFPIP encoded by the exons ATGTCACTCTCCACCACAACTTCTCACCTCACAATCCTCCCTTCTCCACTTCCTTCCATTTCACCACTCTCTCTCAGATTCTCCTTCACTTTCCGGCAAAACATAACCCAAAAAACTCACCCTACAACCCTCttgtcttcttcttcaacaaaatctACCAGATTCTTGGTGAAGTCTCAGTCTACTTCTTCACCTGCTTCTTCCGAGGCTGTGAAAGTGATATCTGTCCCTTCTGAAATGAAGGCCTGGGTTTATGGAGAATATGGAGGTGTTGATGTTTTGAAATTTGACTCCAATGTTGCTGTTCCTGATGTTAAGGATGATCAGGTTCTTGTTAAGGTTTTTGCTGCTGCTCTTAATCCTGTTGATGGTAAAAGAAGGCAGGGAAAGTTTAAGGCTACTGATTCTCCTCTTCCG ACTGTTCCTGGCTATGACGTGGCTGGGGTTGTTGTGAAAGTTGGAAGTGAAGTAAAGGAATTCAAAGTAGGTGATGAAGTGTATGGTGATGTAAATGAGAAAGCACTAGAAGGGCCTAAACAGTTTGGATCTCTTGCTGAATACACAGCAGTTGAGGAGAAATTGTTGGCACTAAAACCTAAGAATTTGGACTTTGCTCAAGCTGCTTCTCTTCCTCTTGCAATTGAGACTGCTCATGAAGGTTTGGAGAGGACTGGATTTTCTTCGGGTAAATCTATTCTTGTTCTTAATGGTTCTGGTGGAGTTGGAAGCCTTGTAATTCAG CTAGCTAAACAAGTTTTTGGAGCTTCAAGAGTTGCGGCCACTGCAAGTACTAGAAATTTGGAGCTGTTGAAAAGCCTTGGAGCTGATTTGGCTATTGACTACACAAAGGAGAACTTTGAAGACTTACCAGAAAAATTTGATGTAGTTTATGATGCCATAG GGCAATGTGATAGGGCGGTGAAGGCTATTAAAGAAGGTGGAAGTGTAGTAGCATTAACGGGTGCTGTTACACCACCAGGATTCAGATTTGTAGTAACTTCCAATGGAGCTGTTTTGAAGAAACTAAATCCTTATTTAGAGAGTGGAAAAGTGAAGCCAATAGTCGATCCAAAAGGTCCATTCACCTTTGATAAGGTTGCTGAAGCTTTCTCTTACATTGAAACAAACAAAGCCACTGGAAAGGTTGTTATATTCCCTATTCCATGA